The Nitrospirota bacterium genome has a window encoding:
- the hisF gene encoding imidazole glycerol phosphate synthase subunit HisF, translated as MLAKRIIPCLDVRDGRVVKGVNFVNLRDAGDPVENAIFYDAEGADELTFLDITASHEKRKIMLDVVERTAAEVFIPVTVGGGINTLSDISDLLNAGCDKVSINTSAVKNPGFIKEASERFGSQCIVVAIDAKRSTGAAGEPPDWLTSDAGLHKLSLHTNGENRFDVYTHGGRKPRGIDALKWAKYMEELGAGEILLTSMDKDGTKSGYDIELNRAISEGVGIPVIASGGAGTLEHLYEALAFGKADAVLAASIFHFREYSIKEAKVFLDSKGITMRL; from the coding sequence ATGCTTGCTAAACGAATAATACCGTGCCTTGATGTGCGGGATGGGCGTGTTGTAAAGGGAGTTAACTTTGTAAATCTGAGAGATGCCGGAGACCCCGTAGAAAACGCTATTTTTTATGACGCTGAGGGAGCTGATGAGTTGACATTTCTTGATATAACGGCCTCCCACGAAAAACGAAAGATTATGCTTGATGTTGTGGAAAGAACTGCGGCAGAGGTGTTTATTCCGGTAACAGTCGGGGGGGGAATCAACACGCTGTCAGACATCAGTGATTTGCTTAACGCGGGGTGTGATAAGGTATCAATAAACACATCGGCGGTTAAAAATCCGGGATTTATCAAAGAGGCCTCGGAGCGCTTTGGCAGCCAGTGTATAGTGGTGGCAATAGATGCTAAGCGTTCTACAGGAGCCGCAGGGGAGCCGCCCGATTGGCTTACATCGGATGCCGGCCTGCATAAACTAAGTTTACATACTAACGGAGAAAACCGCTTCGATGTTTACACTCACGGGGGCAGAAAACCCCGCGGCATAGATGCCCTCAAGTGGGCAAAGTACATGGAGGAGCTGGGGGCAGGCGAGATACTGCTCACAAGTATGGACAAAGACGGCACAAAGAGCGGCTATGATATAGAGTTAAACAGGGCGATTTCCGAAGGGGTGGGGATTCCGGTTATAGCCTCAGGCGGGGCCGGCACACTGGAGCATTTGTATGAAGCGCTGGCGTTTGGTAAAGCTGATGCTGTTTTGGCAGCCTCGATTTTTCATTTCAGGGAATATTCCATTAAAGAAGCCAAAGTGTTTCTTGACTCTAAAGGCATCACAATGAGGCTTTAG
- the hisA gene encoding 1-(5-phosphoribosyl)-5-[(5-phosphoribosylamino)methylideneamino]imidazole-4-carboxamide isomerase yields MLIIPAIDLKNGFCVRLLQGKKDEVTQYSDDPVSTAQRWVRDGAELIHVVDLDGAFTGEQKNIESIKEIRAAVDVPIEVGGGIRSIERIAMLLALGVDSIILGTVAVINPILLEQACEKFPGKIIVGIDAKDGKVAIKGWEEVTEVDAGALSLNAEKVGASAIIYTDIVRDGMLIGPNVAATKALAQKVKIPVVASGGISMLKDIEDLAKTGLIFGAITGKAIYSGVINLKEAIEFVKNIK; encoded by the coding sequence ATGCTCATAATACCGGCAATTGATTTAAAAAATGGATTTTGTGTAAGGTTGCTTCAGGGCAAGAAAGATGAGGTTACTCAGTACTCAGACGATCCTGTAAGCACAGCACAGCGGTGGGTGCGTGACGGGGCAGAGTTAATCCACGTCGTTGACCTTGACGGCGCATTTACCGGTGAGCAGAAAAACATAGAGAGTATAAAGGAAATTCGGGCAGCAGTGGATGTGCCGATTGAGGTCGGAGGCGGCATAAGAAGTATTGAACGTATTGCGATGCTTCTGGCACTTGGGGTTGACAGTATAATTTTAGGCACGGTGGCTGTCATCAACCCTATACTTCTTGAACAGGCTTGTGAAAAGTTTCCCGGTAAGATAATTGTAGGCATTGATGCCAAAGATGGAAAAGTTGCGATAAAGGGTTGGGAGGAGGTCACAGAGGTTGATGCAGGAGCACTTTCATTAAATGCAGAAAAGGTCGGTGCCTCGGCAATTATCTATACGGATATTGTAAGAGACGGAATGCTTATCGGGCCAAATGTTGCCGCCACAAAAGCTCTCGCTCAAAAGGTCAAAATACCGGTTGTTGCCTCAGGGGGTATTTCAATGTTAAAAGATATTGAGGATCTCGCTAAAACTGGGCTTATTTTCGGCGCTATCACTGGTAAGGCGATTTATAGCGGCGTTATTAATCTTAAGGAGGCGATAGAGTTTGTTAAGAACATTAAATAA
- a CDS encoding IMP cyclohydrolase, with amino-acid sequence MAELKDMYKTITGDTFPLEMIISFGEQRLVYKKRTWTFPDEKTGVPCIKSLRYGENPDQQAAIYELKEGNLNISGVEFIHPGEALVSAITEADMLQVGKHPGKTNLTDLDNALNILKHLMEKPVAAIMKHNNPCGVATGGTIAEAYERANMADRIAAFGGCLALNRPMDVQTAELVSANYLELVAAPEFEERTVEILSKRKNLRIVRLKKIEELAKYRDFRHLEFKSLIDGGIVLQQSQKNKIRTKEDFIPALATFKGKEYSIDRLPTDREYEDMLFGWHVETGVTSNSVIYVKDGVTVGIGTGEQDRVGVAEIAAFKAYVKYADALCFKKYGIPYKTFELEAAQGKRDAGLLREIDDETRRNKGGLIGSVMISDAFFPFRDGVDAGIKEGVSAIVHAGGSERDFESIEACNEAAPKVAMVFTGQRLFKH; translated from the coding sequence ATGGCAGAGCTTAAGGATATGTATAAGACTATCACAGGGGATACATTCCCACTTGAGATGATAATAAGTTTTGGAGAGCAGCGGCTTGTTTACAAAAAACGGACGTGGACATTTCCTGATGAAAAAACCGGAGTCCCTTGCATAAAGAGTCTGCGTTATGGAGAAAACCCAGATCAGCAGGCAGCTATTTATGAGCTTAAAGAAGGGAATCTAAACATATCCGGCGTGGAGTTTATACACCCTGGAGAGGCTCTTGTCAGTGCCATAACAGAGGCTGACATGCTACAGGTGGGAAAACACCCCGGCAAAACCAATCTAACAGATTTGGACAATGCCCTTAACATTTTAAAACACCTGATGGAAAAACCTGTGGCTGCCATAATGAAACACAACAATCCGTGCGGGGTGGCAACAGGGGGCACCATAGCAGAGGCGTATGAAAGGGCAAACATGGCTGACCGGATAGCGGCTTTTGGCGGCTGTCTGGCTCTGAATCGTCCTATGGATGTACAAACAGCAGAGCTTGTCAGCGCCAATTATCTGGAACTGGTAGCCGCTCCCGAATTTGAAGAGCGCACAGTGGAAATTCTCTCTAAGCGAAAAAACTTAAGAATTGTCCGCCTAAAAAAAATCGAGGAGCTTGCAAAATACCGGGATTTCAGACACCTTGAGTTTAAATCACTGATTGATGGCGGGATTGTGCTTCAACAGTCGCAAAAAAATAAAATCCGTACAAAAGAAGATTTCATTCCTGCCCTTGCAACATTTAAAGGTAAAGAGTATTCGATAGATCGTCTGCCTACAGACAGGGAGTATGAGGATATGCTCTTTGGCTGGCATGTTGAAACAGGAGTCACCTCAAACTCGGTAATATACGTTAAAGACGGAGTGACAGTTGGCATTGGCACAGGAGAGCAGGACAGGGTTGGAGTAGCTGAAATAGCCGCCTTTAAGGCATACGTAAAGTACGCTGATGCCCTGTGTTTTAAAAAATACGGCATACCGTATAAGACCTTTGAGCTTGAAGCCGCACAGGGGAAGAGAGATGCGGGCTTGCTCAGGGAGATAGACGATGAGACACGGCGCAATAAAGGCGGTCTGATTGGCTCAGTTATGATTTCAGATGCGTTTTTTCCATTCAGAGACGGCGTAGATGCAGGAATTAAGGAGGGTGTTTCGGCCATAGTTCATGCAGGGGGCTCAGAGCGTGACTTTGAGAGCATAGAGGCCTGCAACGAGGCTGCTCCAAAAGTTGCAATGGTGTTTACCGGACAGAGATTGTTTAAGCATTAA
- a CDS encoding DUF89 family protein has product MKQTFKALSRLNIDDGKMIEILKSVTEEIQAADVNKPPAYTTSFIYRKIKAMTGEDPFSELKKQYNEIALSLYPKLRERVITSQNPLWIASRLAIAGNIIDFGIYDQSVDIEGTVERALKEHIEVDDFQCFSKEVQKHEEILYLLDNAGEIVFDLLLIEVLTCMGKTVTAVVKGAPVINDVTMTDAIDVGLADLCRVIDNGSDAVGTVLEFCSDTFKEEFNRHDLIISKGQGNFETLIDTDKNNCFLFQAKCDVIARALALQTGAMLLKCRDRQGVEINGRA; this is encoded by the coding sequence ATGAAACAGACCTTTAAGGCTCTAAGCCGTCTGAATATTGATGACGGAAAAATGATTGAAATACTGAAGTCTGTCACAGAGGAGATTCAAGCAGCAGATGTAAACAAACCTCCGGCTTATACCACGTCATTTATTTACAGAAAAATTAAGGCAATGACTGGCGAGGATCCATTTAGCGAGCTGAAAAAACAATACAATGAGATAGCGCTGTCACTGTATCCAAAACTCAGGGAAAGAGTTATCACAAGTCAAAATCCGCTCTGGATCGCCTCACGGCTGGCAATTGCCGGGAACATTATTGATTTTGGCATATATGATCAGAGTGTTGACATTGAGGGGACAGTTGAAAGAGCTTTGAAGGAGCATATAGAGGTGGATGATTTTCAGTGTTTTTCTAAAGAAGTACAAAAACATGAAGAGATCCTCTACCTTCTGGATAATGCCGGAGAGATAGTTTTTGATTTACTGCTTATTGAGGTGCTAACCTGCATGGGAAAAACAGTGACTGCCGTTGTTAAAGGCGCTCCGGTCATAAATGATGTTACTATGACTGATGCAATAGACGTAGGGCTTGCCGACCTCTGCAGGGTGATAGATAACGGCTCAGATGCGGTGGGCACGGTGCTTGAGTTTTGCAGCGATACATTTAAAGAGGAATTTAACCGCCACGATTTGATTATAAGCAAAGGACAGGGTAACTTTGAAACCCTGATTGATACCGATAAAAATAATTGTTTCCTGTTTCAGGCAAAATGTGATGTTATAGCGCGTGCACTTGCACTTCAAACAGGCGCTATGCTGCTTAAGTGCCGGGACAGGCAGGGGGTAGAGATTAATGGCAGAGCTTAA
- a CDS encoding IMP cyclohydrolase yields MSKTAIISVTDKTGIVDFAKGLKNLGFDILSTGGTAKSLRDGGLTVTEVSDYTKFPEILDGRVKTLHPKIYGGILALRDNPSHVETIKAHSINSIDMVVVNLYAFEKTVEKEGVTFDEAVENIDIGGPTLLRAAAKNSKHVTVITDPADYPSVLMEMGENDGQLTIKTRLSLGTKVFSVTSAYDAAIYKYLSGFNK; encoded by the coding sequence GTGTCAAAGACGGCAATTATAAGTGTAACAGATAAAACAGGTATTGTAGATTTTGCTAAAGGGCTAAAAAATCTGGGCTTTGATATTCTCTCAACAGGCGGCACTGCTAAATCACTCAGAGACGGGGGACTGACAGTGACCGAGGTTTCCGATTATACCAAGTTCCCTGAAATCCTTGACGGCAGGGTTAAAACTCTGCATCCCAAAATATATGGCGGTATTTTAGCGTTAAGAGACAATCCGTCTCACGTTGAGACTATTAAAGCACACAGTATAAACAGCATAGACATGGTTGTGGTTAACTTGTATGCTTTTGAAAAAACTGTTGAAAAAGAGGGTGTTACTTTTGACGAGGCGGTTGAAAATATAGACATAGGAGGCCCTACCCTGCTACGCGCTGCCGCTAAGAATTCAAAACATGTTACTGTTATCACAGACCCTGCCGACTACCCATCTGTTCTTATGGAAATGGGCGAAAACGACGGACAGTTGACTATTAAAACACGGCTTTCCCTTGGCACAAAGGTGTTTTCTGTAACCTCAGCCTATGATGCTGCTATATACAAGTACTTGTCGGGTTTTAACAAGTAA
- a CDS encoding LPS-assembly protein LptD, which translates to MLKINTSFVALLICLFFLSTASAKTITADKLEYDGKTKLYYLYGNVVLKQDNTTLTADFGNYDENTSYAYFLGNVFYEDPEVKVKADEAAMFTDNKTGTLTRANMVFKKDGYFVKGETIIKRGENIYYAEKSSFTSCDTPIPAWCFKSDTADIDTNDKIVAKGVTFNVNDTPILYTPVFQAGLQRKTGFLMPTYGYKKGLGTYVNVPFYYVISENRDMTAVVDTYTKRGIGEGLEYRYVEKDNTTGSWFLYHISDRVLKEDFLQVRGEHKQFLENFYTNFNVHYLNNENYYKYFTPSIQLNVSRFLQSTGDVGYATDKTRAYMLSEYWVDLKYYTRNVSEKLPEIGFTVHPTEFLHSTPLKTSLFAMETSVSNFISEQSVKGRRYDFYPKVFYSFGDKLRFTQSAGVRSTFYDVYITREPDSENSYKKTALTYSGSLDTTLVKNYGSVTHVFQPSISYNYASSGLDNLTTVTYTPASNWLNTVNKFTLDSTEYFRRTSTAELSLMNYLRDERGTFLYAKLSEGYDTSLVTNRLQPLMFQLGLARPLEVKAEALYDLNTDKFEGINSEVTFKFKPFNTILNFAERYNKEMNIMYLTNVIGFNITSRLRAQTMTWYDASLNRLGYFGLKLTYTQQCWGTGLLFSQSSNQFGVYLTVELKGVGKYEILGSGQSGM; encoded by the coding sequence ATGTTAAAGATAAATACATCATTTGTGGCATTGTTGATCTGTCTGTTTTTTCTCAGTACGGCCTCAGCTAAAACCATAACGGCTGACAAGCTTGAGTATGATGGAAAGACAAAACTCTATTATCTGTACGGAAATGTGGTGCTAAAACAGGACAACACCACACTTACTGCCGATTTCGGTAATTACGATGAAAACACATCTTATGCGTATTTTTTAGGTAATGTGTTTTACGAGGATCCTGAAGTTAAGGTTAAAGCCGATGAGGCTGCCATGTTTACCGATAACAAGACCGGAACACTTACGCGTGCCAATATGGTTTTTAAAAAGGACGGCTATTTCGTTAAAGGAGAGACTATCATAAAACGGGGTGAGAATATTTATTACGCCGAAAAGAGCTCTTTCACAAGCTGTGACACTCCAATCCCTGCCTGGTGTTTTAAGTCGGATACGGCTGATATTGATACTAATGATAAAATCGTAGCAAAAGGAGTGACCTTTAATGTTAATGACACCCCCATTTTATATACTCCGGTTTTTCAGGCAGGACTTCAAAGAAAAACAGGATTTCTGATGCCTACCTATGGTTACAAGAAAGGACTTGGAACTTATGTTAATGTTCCTTTTTATTACGTTATTTCAGAAAACCGCGATATGACAGCAGTCGTTGATACATACACAAAACGCGGCATTGGAGAGGGACTTGAGTACAGATATGTCGAAAAAGATAATACCACCGGCTCGTGGTTTCTCTACCATATTAGTGACAGAGTTCTCAAAGAGGATTTTTTACAGGTCAGAGGAGAACATAAACAATTTCTTGAGAATTTTTATACAAATTTCAATGTGCACTATCTTAACAATGAGAATTATTATAAATACTTCACGCCAAGTATTCAACTTAACGTTTCACGTTTTCTTCAGTCAACCGGTGATGTTGGCTATGCTACAGATAAGACGCGCGCGTACATGCTATCCGAGTACTGGGTGGATTTGAAATATTACACGAGAAACGTGTCTGAAAAACTGCCCGAGATTGGTTTTACCGTGCACCCTACAGAGTTTTTGCACTCAACTCCGCTTAAGACATCCCTGTTTGCAATGGAGACATCTGTTTCTAACTTCATATCAGAACAATCTGTTAAGGGGCGACGGTATGATTTCTATCCAAAAGTATTTTATTCCTTTGGCGACAAGCTAAGGTTTACACAATCGGCAGGCGTAAGAAGCACCTTTTACGATGTCTATATTACCAGAGAGCCAGACTCTGAAAACAGTTATAAAAAAACTGCGCTGACTTACAGCGGCTCTTTGGATACAACTCTTGTTAAAAACTATGGTTCCGTTACACATGTCTTTCAGCCGTCAATTTCATATAATTATGCCTCAAGCGGGCTTGATAACTTAACAACTGTTACCTACACACCAGCCTCAAACTGGCTTAACACCGTAAATAAGTTTACTCTTGATTCAACCGAGTACTTTAGGAGGACCTCTACAGCCGAACTGTCACTTATGAACTACCTAAGGGACGAACGCGGCACCTTTTTATACGCTAAACTCTCCGAAGGATATGACACGTCTTTAGTGACAAACAGGCTTCAGCCGTTGATGTTTCAACTTGGCCTGGCTCGTCCGCTTGAAGTAAAGGCTGAGGCGCTGTATGATCTCAATACCGATAAATTTGAAGGAATTAACTCCGAAGTAACATTTAAATTTAAGCCTTTTAATACTATTCTTAATTTTGCAGAGAGATACAACAAAGAAATGAATATTATGTATTTAACCAATGTAATAGGTTTTAATATAACATCCAGACTACGGGCTCAGACGATGACATGGTATGATGCCTCATTGAACAGGCTTGGGTATTTTGGTTTGAAACTTACTTATACACAACAGTGCTGGGGGACCGGGCTTCTGTTTAGCCAATCGTCAAACCAGTTCGGCGTTTACCTCACGGTTGAACTTAAGGGAGTGGGAAAGTATGAGATACTAGGCAGTGGGCAATCCGGCATGTAA
- a CDS encoding glycosyltransferase family 39 protein has protein sequence MFKKITIICSYVLLAVSALFLLLYALNDRPLWGDEAETALLSANIVKFGVPKVFDGKNLIALFNPTIEANQNGVWIWRPWLGEYLAALSFAFLGESTFAARFPFALFGLMTLTLLAYTAFYIYKSHKAAVLSVFFLLASELFALHVRQCRYYSVVMFTEVWIILSLFKVLKGNKKSAPIQLAIALALQFYSNYIVVLGNVIALVVLTCLFYKKIPTLLRNFAVTALTFTAFVLPWIFYAKLWQQGAFLVDHEDIPFKILYYIAEIHFHLFPVPLLLIIPIYLLTRQVKKTDPPLSTLYAFICILIPVTMLTVARAPGIYLRYNAALFPVFALIAAVITGELIKNNLISVTLAILLGFTNLLSVYTIYPIKSMFEGFQHTGVHFKIHTPEMPVLKMLRSITTHYENKLTAVATFINRESKGKDGSIYVADPEFPLIFYTNVEIIDARFFPPNISNFKTKYLPDWILPVSASGIIKTSIGNIPDAFNSFYEKLSIEVYDSKAGGSAPEPDSYEYFTAEHKSSFIIYKKRNLSVDYSLSISLPFLKQAPCYTAIDNSLG, from the coding sequence ATGTTTAAGAAAATAACCATCATCTGTAGCTACGTGTTATTAGCAGTTTCTGCTTTGTTTTTGTTGCTTTATGCTCTTAATGACCGCCCACTGTGGGGCGATGAGGCTGAGACCGCTCTCTTGTCAGCAAATATAGTTAAGTTCGGTGTTCCAAAAGTATTTGACGGCAAAAACCTGATTGCGCTTTTTAACCCAACTATCGAGGCAAATCAAAACGGTGTGTGGATTTGGAGACCGTGGCTGGGTGAATACCTTGCGGCACTATCTTTTGCCTTTTTAGGGGAAAGTACTTTTGCCGCACGATTCCCATTTGCTCTTTTTGGCCTTATGACATTAACACTGCTTGCATACACGGCCTTTTATATATACAAAAGCCATAAAGCTGCCGTTTTATCGGTCTTTTTCTTACTGGCTTCAGAGCTGTTTGCTCTTCATGTCAGACAGTGCAGATACTATTCGGTAGTTATGTTTACAGAGGTTTGGATTATATTGTCGCTGTTTAAGGTTTTGAAAGGAAACAAGAAATCAGCGCCCATACAACTTGCCATCGCTCTGGCACTGCAGTTTTATTCTAACTATATCGTGGTTTTGGGAAATGTCATAGCCCTTGTGGTTCTCACCTGTCTGTTTTATAAAAAAATCCCAACTCTGCTGCGCAATTTTGCTGTTACTGCCCTGACTTTTACAGCGTTTGTTTTACCATGGATTTTTTATGCAAAACTATGGCAGCAGGGAGCATTTTTAGTTGACCACGAGGATATACCATTTAAAATTTTATATTATATAGCGGAAATTCATTTTCATCTTTTCCCTGTCCCTTTGTTGCTTATTATCCCGATATATTTGTTGACAAGGCAAGTTAAGAAAACTGATCCACCACTGTCAACTTTGTATGCGTTTATCTGTATACTGATTCCCGTTACTATGCTTACAGTGGCAAGAGCGCCCGGTATTTACCTGCGTTACAATGCGGCACTTTTCCCTGTGTTTGCTCTGATTGCAGCAGTTATTACAGGAGAGCTTATCAAAAATAATCTCATATCTGTAACTTTGGCAATTTTGCTTGGATTTACAAACCTGCTTTCCGTCTATACGATTTATCCGATAAAAAGTATGTTTGAGGGATTTCAGCACACCGGAGTACATTTTAAAATTCATACTCCTGAAATGCCTGTCTTGAAGATGCTAAGATCCATTACAACCCACTATGAAAATAAACTGACGGCAGTTGCTACGTTTATAAACCGGGAAAGTAAGGGGAAAGACGGCAGCATATATGTCGCTGACCCTGAGTTCCCTCTGATTTTTTACACTAACGTGGAAATTATTGACGCAAGGTTTTTCCCGCCTAATATTTCAAACTTTAAAACCAAATATCTTCCTGACTGGATACTACCGGTATCAGCCTCAGGTATTATAAAAACCAGTATCGGTAACATTCCTGATGCGTTCAATTCCTTTTATGAGAAACTAAGCATTGAGGTCTATGATTCAAAAGCTGGCGGCTCTGCCCCTGAACCAGACAGTTATGAATATTTTACAGCAGAGCATAAGAGCAGCTTTATTATCTATAAAAAGAGAAATTTATCTGTGGATTATTCCTTATCTATTTCCCTGCCTTTTTTAAAGCAAGCCCCCTGTTATACAGCAATTGATAACTCTTTGGGTTAA